The genome window ACAGCAGGTAGTTGATGTTCTGCAGTTCGCGCTCCGTGGTCGAGCCGTCGTCCCGGTGATGGAGACACTTGAAGTTGCCGAGCTCGACCAGCTCACGATAGTGGAATCCCTCATGGACGAGGATCGCCGTCGCCTGCTCCGAGTCCATTCCCGGCTGGACCTGCCCGACAATCTCGGTGGGGTTCGTGGGTGGTGCGGCGCAGCCAGGAAGGAGGGCGGCGATCGCGACCAGGCATCGTGCCCGGGACATGCTGGCCTCCTTCGGCAGCGTGATGGAAAGCGAGGAAGACACCAACGTACGACGGACGGTTCAGCTCTGCGGATCGAACGGCTGTCCGTCGAGGTAGCCAAAGCCGTCGGTGGGGCTGAAGACGGGTTCGCCGGTGCCCCAGTTGAACGGGTCGAAGTCCATGCCGGGACCGCCGTGTTCGCCGTCGATTGTGCAGCCTGTTGCGAGAGCCGTACTCGCGACGCAGAGGAAGAGGACGAGAGCTTTCATGGGGGACCTGCCCAAGGACACAGCGCGCGGCTCGCTATAGACCAGATCCACGCGCCGCCGCCATCGCATCCCACTTCGCGGCGCCCAGGCTGGCAGGAAATGCCGGACGTTCGGCTCGTCGCATGGTCTGTCCGTGCGGTCGCGGGATCCGCCGCCGCTCAGATCTCCGCGGTGTCGATCCACCAGTCGGCGTTGTCCGGGACCTGGTATCCGTAGACGCGGGCGGGGGCTTCGATGCAGTCCACTTGTTCCAGATGTGGACGGAGCTCGGCGAGGCAGTCCTCGGGGATCGCGGCGAAGACGGCGGGGTAGCCTTGCTCCGCCATCCGGATGGCGACGCTCTCCAGGAACCGGGCTCCTTCCGCGCCGCGGCCCGGTTGCCACCAGAACCGCGAGAGATGGGCCGAGACCAGTTCGTCGCTGTCGCCGACGAGCAGCCGCTTCCCGAGGAGGGTGTCCTCCACTACGCCGCCGGCCGATCTGGTTTCGTTGCACCAGCGGAGCGGGGCCAGCCGCGACCGGAGCGATGAGCCGCTCTTGAGTGCGTCGCGTGGGAAGATCGCAACGCCGGGAGGAGACATCGAGACTGCCTGTTGACGGAGGGCCGTGAACTCGTGTTCGTCGACCGATCGCAGGTCCGCGGAAGAAAGACCGCCGGCCCTGGGCGTCAGTCGCAGAACGACGATCCGGCCCACCTGTTCGAAGGGGGGGACGCCGAGCCGGCCGGTGTATTCGACCGGGAGCCGTCCCGTTCCCTCCATGACGACGGCGTAGCAGGCGTGCGTCCCGGAGGCCCGGACGATCTGGCCCGCCTGTCGAAAGAGCGCGGCGAGGACCACGCCGCCGCGGGACTCGGGCGAGACCTTCAGGTCGCACAGGTAGTGCACCGGCCGGTCGGCGGGCTGGTCCGGGGCAGGAGAGGTCGTGCCCCCTTCGGCCAGCAGTCGCCGCGTCACAATCGCGAGCGTTCCCAGGACCGCGCCGTGCTGAGTCGCCACGAGGACCCGCGCGTCCCCCATCGCCTGGAAGAACGGGAGGTAGTCCCGCCCGTGCGAGATGCGGAACGTTCGCCCCGGACCGAGGGGGTACACGAACTGCCGCTCGAACCGGTCGAGGGCCTCGGCCAGATCCGCGGCGGGCGGGGCAGTGAGCGTGAGAATCGTCACACCGCTCTCCCGACATGGATCGAGGGATAGAAGAAGCTCCGGTCCCGCAGCTCCATCGCCTGGCCCCATTCCCGGTCCCAGGCGATCCCGCACTCGAGCGACGTCGGGTCGAGCGTCGAGTTGAGCTGGCGGAGGAGCACCATCCCGCCGGGCCGCAGCGCCCGGCGGACGCTGCAGAGAGTCGCCTCGGCCTCCGCGGGACGGAGCCAGTCGAGGATGTTCGAGAGGTGCACAAAGTCCGCCGAACCCGCCGGCCGGTCTTCGAGGACATCGCGCATCCGGCCGCGGTGCCAGACGGGGGTGACGAGCCGTTCGTCCGGCCAGCCGGGGAGGAACCAGTCATACGGCTGCCCCGGCGGAAAGTCGCCGGCGAAGATCTGCCACAGGAACGGGTTCCCGGCGGCGGGGAACCGGGCGAGGGCGACCCGCGTCCTCTCCGCAAAGTGCCGCGCGAACGGCTGCCGCGGGTTCTGCGTCGCCTCGGTCCCGAACAGGGCGACGAGGTTCGGCAGCGACATGACCTCGTCGAAGGCCGCGTCCAGCGCTGCCCCGAGTGTCGTGCCAGGCGCCGCCATGCGGGAGGCTGCGGCCGTGTCGGTCGAGTTCAGAAGCTGATGGAGTTCCATCGCGACGGGAGACACTGTCAGACGGAGGTGGGCGAACGTCTTTTCGTAACGCCCGGCATAGTCCGGGCCAGTCGCCGCGACGAGTTTCGGCGGGCCGAATGTTTCAACGGGCAGATCGAACGCTCTCAGCGATTCTTCGATGCGGACAAGCCGCTCGTCGAGATCCATCGGCGTGTGACCGAGGATCGCCTGGGCCTCGGACGGGTTCGACTGCGCGAGATGGAATTTGAGTCGCGTGAGCGCGAGCTGCGCCGGGTTCGTGTCGACGAGGTGCAGCTCGCCGAGCGGCAGCCGCGCCAGTTCGACCGCGGTCTCGCCCCCCGACGCGATCATGACGACCGTCGAGCCCCGCGGCAGCCGGGCGAGGACTTCGACATCGAGCCGGGGATCTTCCCGGACCTGCGCGAACGCCAGCGGCAGGCGCGCGGCCTGGATGGCCCACCCGTCGGGAGCGGCTTGCGTTCCGGAGGCCATCGAGGAAGGAACGTCACGCGGCATCGTCGGACTCCTTCGGAAGGGGCAGCCACAGCGCGGGGCCCAGCAGGAGGGCACCCGCCAGGAGGTCGACGGCAAAGTGGAGCCGCAGCGGCAGCGTGGCGAACATGAGCCCCAGCCCCGGCAGGAGCATGATCCGGAACCGCGTCCGGCACCAGCGCCAGTCGCACGCCAGGAGCGCGGCGGTCACCAGGACGTGCAGGCTCGGGAAGGCGTCGTACCGCGAGGCGAGCCGGGCCACGATCTCCGTGTTCAGCCGCGTCAGCGCTCCCCCGTGCAGCGGCGACGCGAACAGCTCGGGGAACGCGACCTCCGGCCCCCGCGCCGGAAACAGGAAGTAACCGGCCAGCCCGATCGCGAACACCGAAAAGACGACGCGTCCGTACCGCCGCCGCCAGCGACCGGAGCGGAGCAGGGCGTCGATCAGCGCGACATGCAGGTAAACGTGGTAGCCGAGATACAGCCCGCTCCACAGGTCGTTCATCATCGGCGAAAAGAATCCGCTCAGAGCGACGCTCGGCGTCTCACCGAACCACAGCCGGTCGAGCCGGAGAAGCGTCCCTTCGTGGCTGGGGAGCCGCAGCGCGTCGACCAGGGACGTCGATCCGCCATACAGCCCGAAGACGGTGACGTAGTGAACGAGCATCCGCCCCCGCCCCTCGGGCCGCGTGAGCCGGATTGCGATGAGGTAGACG of Planctomyces sp. SH-PL14 contains these proteins:
- a CDS encoding DUF3419 family protein, whose product is MPRDVPSSMASGTQAAPDGWAIQAARLPLAFAQVREDPRLDVEVLARLPRGSTVVMIASGGETAVELARLPLGELHLVDTNPAQLALTRLKFHLAQSNPSEAQAILGHTPMDLDERLVRIEESLRAFDLPVETFGPPKLVAATGPDYAGRYEKTFAHLRLTVSPVAMELHQLLNSTDTAAASRMAAPGTTLGAALDAAFDEVMSLPNLVALFGTEATQNPRQPFARHFAERTRVALARFPAAGNPFLWQIFAGDFPPGQPYDWFLPGWPDERLVTPVWHRGRMRDVLEDRPAGSADFVHLSNILDWLRPAEAEATLCSVRRALRPGGMVLLRQLNSTLDPTSLECGIAWDREWGQAMELRDRSFFYPSIHVGRAV
- a CDS encoding phosphatase PAP2 family protein yields the protein MKSRFDLPSSLLGILAGSIAVALWLRGASMEIAIGTTVATLVYLIAIRLTRPEGRGRMLVHYVTVFGLYGGSTSLVDALRLPSHEGTLLRLDRLWFGETPSVALSGFFSPMMNDLWSGLYLGYHVYLHVALIDALLRSGRWRRRYGRVVFSVFAIGLAGYFLFPARGPEVAFPELFASPLHGGALTRLNTEIVARLASRYDAFPSLHVLVTAALLACDWRWCRTRFRIMLLPGLGLMFATLPLRLHFAVDLLAGALLLGPALWLPLPKESDDAA